A section of the Halopiger aswanensis genome encodes:
- the ggt gene encoding gamma-glutamyltransferase yields the protein MPGDPSSRTDGRDGSRIDRRRFLALAGASAGALSLGASPAAATETPEDLASADLDGFDCGQPTFECGQQVTAAGGMVSAEDPRASAAGARVLAEGGNAIDAAVTVQYVLNVVSPQGSGIGGGGFMVVYDAESDSVHCINSRERAPRDAHPEMFLDDGEPRDFDAAIQRSEAIGVPGTLDALETARERFGTRPRQRLIRPAIDLAAGGFTVDEYLSEVIAENRDKFNDAAREVFLDANGNVPQPGDRLVNEDFAETLALIARGGRDAFYEGPIARDIAATVESLEGGPGIDERDLAEYSVTIDEPVRKEAYDFEIVGQPVPTSGPTTIAMIMRMLEFLGVEEYDIRAPEKYHLIAEANRVAWADRDQYMGDPEFVDVPIEGLLDDDYLRQRAARIDLDSVIADYAAGEQVPPGVPAGAPERFTPDWAATASTADPVSSTAHFTTADRHGNVVSYTTTIEQLMGSGKMVNGRGFMLNNELTDFDFEPGGPNQVQPRKRPLSSTSPTMVFRDGEPIFTAGSPGGFTIITSVQQAILHRLVYGLEPLEAIREPSIFSARSYDVMWEPEVPAAAVEYGEARGQPWADEPETIGNVQLMDIGPNGFTGAADPARDGLAVGVNLPQARGRSPDEHPESKRSKQSKSKSEGR from the coding sequence ATGCCAGGTGACCCCTCATCAAGGACGGACGGACGGGACGGCAGTCGTATCGATCGGCGGCGGTTTCTCGCGCTCGCAGGCGCGAGCGCCGGGGCACTTTCGCTCGGTGCCTCACCGGCAGCCGCCACCGAGACACCCGAGGACCTCGCGTCGGCCGACCTCGACGGCTTCGACTGCGGCCAGCCGACGTTCGAGTGCGGCCAGCAAGTGACGGCTGCGGGCGGAATGGTCTCGGCCGAGGATCCGCGCGCGTCGGCGGCCGGCGCTCGCGTCCTCGCCGAGGGCGGTAACGCCATCGACGCCGCCGTGACGGTCCAGTACGTGCTGAACGTCGTCTCCCCGCAAGGGTCGGGTATCGGCGGCGGCGGGTTCATGGTCGTCTACGACGCCGAGAGCGACAGCGTCCACTGCATCAACAGCCGCGAACGCGCGCCGCGGGACGCACACCCGGAGATGTTCCTCGACGACGGGGAACCGCGGGATTTCGACGCGGCCATCCAGCGCAGCGAGGCCATCGGCGTCCCCGGCACGCTCGACGCCCTCGAGACGGCCCGCGAGCGGTTCGGGACCCGGCCCCGCCAGCGGCTGATTCGGCCCGCGATCGACCTCGCCGCCGGCGGATTCACCGTCGACGAGTACCTCTCCGAGGTGATCGCGGAAAACCGGGACAAGTTCAACGACGCCGCGCGCGAGGTCTTCCTCGACGCGAACGGGAACGTCCCCCAGCCCGGCGACAGGCTCGTCAACGAGGACTTCGCGGAGACGCTCGCGTTGATCGCCCGCGGCGGCCGCGACGCCTTCTACGAGGGCCCGATCGCCCGCGACATCGCCGCCACGGTCGAGAGCCTCGAGGGCGGCCCCGGCATCGACGAGCGGGACCTCGCGGAGTACTCGGTGACGATCGACGAACCGGTGCGCAAGGAGGCCTACGACTTCGAGATCGTCGGCCAGCCCGTGCCCACCTCGGGGCCGACGACCATCGCGATGATCATGCGGATGCTCGAGTTCCTCGGGGTCGAGGAGTACGACATCCGCGCACCCGAGAAGTACCACCTCATCGCCGAGGCGAACCGCGTCGCCTGGGCCGACCGGGACCAGTACATGGGCGACCCCGAGTTCGTGGACGTGCCGATCGAGGGGCTGCTGGACGACGACTACCTCCGGCAGCGCGCCGCTCGGATCGATCTGGATAGCGTCATCGCCGACTACGCGGCCGGCGAGCAGGTCCCGCCGGGCGTGCCGGCGGGTGCGCCCGAGCGGTTCACGCCCGACTGGGCCGCGACGGCGTCGACCGCCGACCCGGTCAGCTCGACCGCCCACTTCACGACCGCCGACCGCCACGGCAACGTCGTTTCCTACACGACGACCATCGAACAGCTCATGGGCTCGGGGAAGATGGTCAACGGCCGCGGGTTCATGCTCAACAACGAGCTCACGGACTTCGACTTCGAGCCCGGCGGACCGAACCAGGTCCAGCCTCGCAAGCGCCCGCTGAGCAGCACCAGCCCGACGATGGTCTTCCGCGACGGCGAGCCGATCTTCACCGCCGGCTCGCCGGGCGGCTTTACGATCATCACCAGCGTCCAGCAGGCCATCCTGCACCGGCTCGTCTACGGCCTCGAGCCGCTCGAGGCGATCCGGGAGCCGTCGATCTTCAGCGCCAGAAGCTACGACGTCATGTGGGAGCCGGAGGTTCCGGCAGCGGCCGTCGAGTACGGCGAGGCGCGCGGCCAGCCGTGGGCCGACGAGCCTGAGACGATCGGCAACGTGCAACTGATGGACATCGGTCCAAATGGGTTTACGGGGGCTGCGGATCCCGCTCGAGACGGACTGGCCGTTGGGGTGAATCTGCCCCAGGCTCGAGGGCGGAGTCCTGACGAGCACCCCGAATCGAAGCGGTCGAAACAGTCGAAATCGAAGTCCGAGGGTCGCTGA
- a CDS encoding DUF5785 family protein, with protein sequence MSSDWPVDPDGEEGSEGRRKYDMRIIADKVDEEEDFPLNVAEFVDEYGDYPIRVNHERVVAMREIFEYVDAEEFDEMVQMHKAVGNAMREGDFWMYHPKGVNPEKKHA encoded by the coding sequence ATGAGCAGCGACTGGCCAGTCGATCCCGACGGCGAGGAAGGCAGCGAGGGACGCCGCAAGTACGACATGCGGATCATCGCGGACAAGGTCGACGAGGAGGAGGACTTCCCGCTCAACGTCGCCGAGTTCGTCGACGAGTACGGCGACTACCCGATCCGGGTCAACCACGAGCGGGTCGTCGCGATGCGTGAAATCTTCGAGTACGTCGACGCCGAGGAGTTCGACGAAATGGTGCAGATGCACAAGGCCGTCGGCAACGCCATGCGCGAGGGTGACTTCTGGATGTACCACCCGAAGGGCGTCAACCCCGAGAAGAAACACGCGTAA
- a CDS encoding GTP cyclohydrolase III, giving the protein MTNTQVTLLQIDNYGPWTVTPEPRRETDLQTMQSRLYADISQFVGARDGYVFFTRFDNMIAVTNGLSIEDHARLQDSIGNRYPVTLSLGVATGTTPVQALSDATTRLQEAGSAQDKDRREVLEGRAIEDGHRTEGDVQIAHFDVINATGTYTDELNAFDTFIEIEQGYAELMRHMRHTHDSLSFFVGGDNVIVVCPDLEEPDYEEAIHHVAEAVDVDLQVGVGRGDSAHEAGYAAKHALETCRADGTRVELEWE; this is encoded by the coding sequence GTGACTAACACGCAGGTTACGCTCCTTCAGATCGACAACTACGGCCCGTGGACGGTGACGCCCGAGCCTCGTCGGGAAACCGACCTGCAGACCATGCAGTCCCGCCTGTACGCCGATATCTCTCAGTTCGTCGGCGCCCGCGACGGCTACGTCTTCTTCACCCGCTTCGACAACATGATCGCCGTCACGAACGGGCTCTCGATCGAGGACCACGCGCGCTTGCAGGACTCGATCGGCAACCGGTATCCGGTCACGCTCAGCCTCGGCGTCGCGACCGGCACGACCCCCGTGCAGGCGCTCTCGGACGCGACGACGCGCCTGCAGGAGGCCGGCAGCGCCCAGGACAAGGACCGCCGCGAGGTCCTCGAGGGCCGCGCCATCGAGGACGGCCACCGAACCGAGGGTGACGTCCAGATCGCCCACTTCGACGTCATCAACGCCACGGGGACCTACACGGACGAACTCAACGCCTTCGACACGTTCATCGAGATCGAACAGGGCTACGCCGAACTCATGCGCCACATGCGCCACACCCACGACAGCCTCTCCTTCTTCGTCGGCGGCGACAACGTCATCGTCGTCTGTCCCGACCTCGAGGAACCCGACTACGAGGAGGCGATCCACCACGTCGCGGAGGCCGTCGACGTCGACCTGCAAGTCGGCGTCGGTCGCGGTGACAGCGCCCACGAGGCCGGCTACGCTGCAAAGCACGCCCTCGAGACCTGCCGGGCGGACGGCACCCGGGTCGAACTCGAGTGGGAGTAG
- a CDS encoding CBS domain-containing protein, producing the protein MESELSVTDVLTTDYVGVSESDTVRGAVQLMRDERASCVLVVRGADAVGIMTEWDLLDLVADEREPSELTVGDVMTTPVISVAPDRSLTDAASLMTRENIRNVVVEDEEGVRGVVTQRDVIAAASSFQATVAPRSRSSSDGAVPGPGPGSEPGQRPEDPAAQSTAAEADDRALANGGDEYTTQGVCEACGSLAESLQESNGQLVCPDCRAV; encoded by the coding sequence ATGGAATCGGAACTGTCGGTCACGGACGTCCTGACGACCGACTACGTCGGCGTCAGCGAGTCCGATACGGTCCGCGGAGCCGTGCAACTCATGCGAGACGAGCGCGCGAGCTGTGTCCTCGTCGTACGCGGCGCCGACGCCGTCGGCATCATGACCGAGTGGGACCTGCTCGACCTCGTCGCGGACGAGCGCGAGCCGAGCGAGCTGACCGTCGGCGATGTCATGACGACGCCGGTCATCTCGGTCGCACCGGACCGCTCGCTCACCGATGCCGCGAGTCTGATGACCCGCGAGAACATCCGGAACGTCGTCGTCGAGGACGAGGAGGGCGTCCGCGGGGTCGTCACCCAGCGCGACGTCATCGCCGCCGCGAGTTCGTTCCAGGCGACGGTCGCACCCCGCTCTCGCTCGAGTTCGGACGGTGCGGTTCCGGGGCCCGGGCCGGGATCGGAACCCGGACAGCGACCGGAGGACCCGGCGGCCCAATCCACCGCTGCGGAGGCCGACGACCGGGCCCTCGCCAACGGGGGCGACGAGTACACGACGCAGGGCGTCTGCGAGGCCTGCGGCTCGTTAGCCGAGTCGCTCCAGGAGTCGAACGGCCAACTCGTCTGTCCGGACTGCCGAGCGGTGTAG
- a CDS encoding GNAT family N-acetyltransferase has protein sequence MSADVTIEPATSDDVEAVTELWVRLARGQRAYDSYVRADANRNRMRETLAAHQATDGLLVARTEGALVGFVSFSIEHGTLDLDATRGTISNIYVEPIHRDRGTGAALLEAAEDALADRGAEVVILEVMADNEAARRFYRERGFDTFRVTMERSLTDRDDRPAQSENDTHSKEDE, from the coding sequence ATGTCGGCTGACGTAACGATCGAACCCGCGACGAGCGACGACGTCGAGGCCGTCACGGAGCTGTGGGTCCGACTGGCCCGCGGACAGCGCGCGTACGACTCCTACGTGCGCGCGGACGCGAATCGAAATCGGATGCGCGAAACGCTCGCCGCCCACCAGGCCACCGACGGGCTGCTCGTCGCTCGAACCGAAGGCGCCCTCGTCGGCTTCGTCTCGTTTTCCATAGAGCACGGCACCCTCGACCTCGACGCCACCCGCGGAACGATCTCGAACATCTACGTCGAACCGATCCACCGCGATCGCGGGACCGGTGCGGCGCTGCTCGAGGCGGCCGAGGACGCGCTCGCCGATCGGGGGGCCGAGGTCGTGATTTTGGAGGTTATGGCCGACAACGAGGCCGCACGCCGGTTCTACAGGGAACGGGGCTTCGACACGTTTCGCGTGACGATGGAGCGGTCACTCACGGATCGCGATGACCGACCGGCGCAATCCGAAAACGATACACACTCAAAGGAGGACGAGTAA
- a CDS encoding HalOD1 output domain-containing protein: MLLSVDRSEAADDQSLSFAVIAAVAEREGVDPTDIEPPEYEALYDAINPEALDSLFAPRTDGTARTAGRVEFTYCDYHVVVTSDGDVEVHDDDPQQ; the protein is encoded by the coding sequence ATGCTACTCTCAGTCGATCGTTCGGAAGCAGCCGACGACCAGTCGCTTAGTTTTGCAGTCATTGCCGCAGTCGCCGAACGGGAAGGCGTCGATCCGACCGATATCGAACCTCCGGAGTACGAAGCGCTCTACGACGCGATCAACCCCGAAGCCCTCGATTCGCTTTTCGCGCCGCGAACGGACGGGACCGCTCGAACCGCCGGTCGCGTCGAATTCACGTATTGTGACTACCACGTCGTCGTAACGAGTGACGGTGACGTCGAAGTACACGACGACGATCCACAGCAGTAA
- a CDS encoding acyl-CoA thioesterase produces MTTEYEYDVSIDVRLRDIDFMGHVNNATYATYLEQAREAYFTDVLGVSLVDTGTVLVNLEIDYVRPIDADADVTIALRVPELGTSSLPIEYEIRADGDQAATARTVQVLVDEETGDSRTLPDEWRRRIDATRG; encoded by the coding sequence ATGACAACTGAGTACGAGTACGACGTCAGCATCGACGTTCGGCTCCGCGACATCGACTTCATGGGCCACGTCAACAACGCGACGTACGCGACCTACCTCGAGCAAGCCCGCGAGGCGTACTTCACCGACGTGCTCGGCGTCTCGCTCGTCGACACCGGCACCGTCCTGGTAAACCTCGAGATCGATTACGTCCGTCCGATCGATGCCGACGCCGACGTCACTATCGCCCTCCGGGTCCCAGAACTTGGCACCTCGAGTCTCCCGATCGAGTACGAGATCCGAGCGGACGGCGACCAGGCGGCAACCGCACGAACGGTCCAGGTGCTCGTCGACGAGGAGACGGGCGACTCGCGGACACTGCCGGACGAGTGGCGACGACGAATCGACGCGACTCGAGGGTAA
- a CDS encoding ribonuclease H-like domain-containing protein, whose protein sequence is MRIENSFIPVRGVGETTERRLWERGITHWDEFDGSVDVVGDTLADRIETFIDEGRAHLERGDVSPFAERLPSASRWRLYENVREQTCFLDIETTGLDASCHDVTTVSCHRGDETKTFVKGRDLTSERLERELEASSLLVTFNGARFDVPFLETCYDIDVDVPHLDLMYPCKQVGLDGGLKAIERELGIDRDMPELSGRDAVRLWHEYERGDEGALETLVEYNRADTKNMRPLVDIVTDRLHEEVFEAARTTM, encoded by the coding sequence GTGCGAATCGAGAACAGCTTCATCCCGGTCCGCGGGGTTGGCGAAACGACCGAACGCCGCCTGTGGGAACGGGGAATCACCCACTGGGACGAGTTCGACGGCAGCGTCGACGTCGTCGGCGACACGCTCGCCGACCGGATCGAGACGTTCATCGACGAGGGACGCGCCCACTTGGAGCGCGGCGACGTCTCCCCGTTCGCCGAGCGGCTCCCCTCCGCGAGCCGCTGGCGACTGTACGAGAACGTCCGCGAGCAAACCTGCTTCCTGGACATCGAGACGACCGGGCTCGACGCCTCGTGTCACGACGTTACGACGGTCAGTTGCCACCGCGGCGACGAGACGAAGACGTTCGTCAAGGGACGGGACCTCACGAGCGAGCGCCTCGAGCGAGAACTCGAGGCCTCGTCGCTGCTGGTCACGTTCAACGGCGCGCGGTTCGACGTGCCCTTCCTCGAGACCTGCTACGACATCGACGTCGACGTGCCGCACCTCGATCTCATGTACCCCTGCAAGCAGGTCGGCCTCGACGGCGGGCTGAAGGCGATCGAACGCGAACTCGGCATCGACCGCGACATGCCGGAGCTCAGCGGGCGCGACGCCGTCCGCCTCTGGCACGAGTACGAACGCGGCGACGAGGGCGCACTCGAGACGCTCGTCGAGTACAACCGCGCGGACACGAAGAACATGCGACCGCTGGTCGATATCGTCACCGACCGACTCCACGAGGAAGTTTTCGAAGCGGCGCGCACCACGATGTAG
- a CDS encoding DUF7504 family protein: protein MDGEYASGGETRAAFLRTLPALKRDGSNVLVVGEDVTAVHEVACRQLCGCGDGNHDDGNESVTGRSRYRVLVTDRADRPSHDPAPDGTVRWIEYAPDADGEPSVDDTQYAGCSDRLEALGLEIIETIDELDAAADGLSPAELRVCIDSPMPLLRRYGAERVFRLLHMTTAAIEHVNGMGHVHLPLARTHETVALLEPLFDAVVELRERAGSYEQRWRLREQRTRTEWLSL, encoded by the coding sequence ATGGACGGTGAGTACGCGAGTGGGGGAGAGACGCGTGCAGCGTTCCTGCGAACGTTGCCGGCGCTCAAACGGGACGGGAGCAACGTCCTCGTCGTCGGCGAAGACGTGACTGCAGTCCACGAAGTCGCCTGCCGGCAGTTGTGCGGCTGTGGAGACGGTAATCACGACGACGGCAACGAGTCGGTGACCGGCCGGTCCCGGTATCGCGTTCTCGTCACGGATCGGGCGGACCGCCCCTCGCACGATCCCGCGCCAGACGGAACGGTCAGATGGATCGAATACGCACCCGATGCCGACGGCGAGCCGTCAGTCGACGACACGCAATACGCCGGCTGTAGCGATCGACTCGAGGCACTCGGCCTCGAGATTATCGAAACCATCGACGAACTCGACGCCGCGGCGGACGGGCTTTCCCCCGCTGAACTGCGGGTCTGTATCGACTCACCGATGCCGTTACTCCGAAGGTACGGCGCCGAGCGCGTGTTTCGCCTCCTGCACATGACGACCGCTGCGATCGAACACGTTAACGGAATGGGCCACGTGCACCTGCCGCTCGCCCGGACCCACGAGACCGTCGCGCTGCTCGAGCCGCTGTTCGATGCGGTCGTCGAACTCCGGGAGCGAGCGGGAAGCTACGAACAGCGGTGGCGACTCCGCGAGCAACGGACGCGGACCGAGTGGCTATCGCTGTAA
- a CDS encoding DUF7547 family protein: MADQDDDLADAIRELTRTLEDLRQALDQSDRGTGGRERRGWRPPLRPPTPRELLAFADEVAVPAALTALESSVRALEAFQRGLKLVRTERDVRDRTADAATASGDRADRLRETTLERLDTALAELQRAASEGTLPADDEARSLLTDARELRDEVDARLREATSDGTSTEPESDSSAVEIDIEEGTPDGAEADRDESESESAATDAESENSNVDVDAELETLKDQYAADDEGDPAADGENGTANERGPDSTPDEGNEDEDDADDAT; the protein is encoded by the coding sequence ATGGCCGATCAGGACGACGACCTCGCGGACGCCATCCGCGAACTGACGCGGACCCTCGAGGATCTCCGGCAGGCACTCGATCAGTCGGACCGGGGAACGGGGGGCCGGGAACGCCGGGGATGGCGACCGCCGCTTCGCCCGCCGACGCCGCGGGAACTGCTCGCTTTCGCCGACGAGGTCGCGGTCCCCGCCGCCCTCACCGCCCTCGAGTCGAGCGTTCGCGCGCTCGAGGCGTTCCAGCGCGGGCTCAAACTCGTCAGGACGGAACGCGACGTTCGCGATCGGACGGCCGACGCGGCGACCGCGAGCGGCGACCGCGCGGACCGGCTCCGGGAGACGACCCTCGAGCGGCTCGATACTGCACTCGCCGAACTCCAGCGAGCGGCGTCGGAGGGGACGCTCCCGGCCGACGACGAGGCGCGGTCGCTGCTGACCGACGCGCGCGAACTCCGCGACGAGGTCGACGCCCGGCTTCGCGAGGCGACGAGCGACGGTACGTCGACCGAGCCCGAATCGGACTCGTCGGCGGTTGAAATCGACATCGAAGAGGGCACGCCCGACGGAGCCGAGGCGGACCGAGACGAGAGCGAGAGCGAGAGCGCGGCCACGGATGCCGAATCCGAGAACTCGAACGTCGACGTCGACGCCGAACTCGAGACGCTCAAGGATCAGTACGCTGCGGACGACGAGGGCGACCCCGCTGCGGACGGCGAAAACGGCACCGCGAACGAACGCGGCCCCGATTCGACGCCCGACGAGGGGAACGAGGACGAAGACGATGCCGACGACGCGACGTGA
- a CDS encoding PhlB family protein has protein sequence MTMEATKYEDGSISYPGHPRGPGGAEPAETIDLSEYTAEVVTWTTSTATPPGVREPNHLAIVEFDVDGESVRAIGQLTTGDIETGDEVRPVHVDELREPGAGIREPESQDWDGYRFEPVE, from the coding sequence ATGACGATGGAAGCCACCAAGTACGAGGACGGTTCGATCAGCTACCCCGGCCACCCGCGCGGCCCCGGCGGCGCGGAGCCGGCGGAAACGATCGACCTGAGCGAGTACACGGCCGAGGTCGTCACGTGGACGACCTCGACGGCAACGCCGCCCGGCGTCCGCGAACCGAACCACCTCGCGATCGTCGAGTTCGACGTGGACGGCGAATCGGTCCGCGCGATCGGTCAGCTTACGACCGGCGATATCGAGACCGGCGACGAAGTCCGGCCGGTCCACGTCGACGAACTCCGAGAACCCGGCGCCGGGATCCGCGAACCCGAGAGTCAGGACTGGGACGGCTACCGCTTCGAGCCCGTCGAATAG
- a CDS encoding thiolase family protein — protein MERVAIIGSSMTQFGQRDAWILDLLSEAGLECLEDAGVDAADVEHLYVSNMASGEFEGQTGVMNAVAQDLDAVPAYTQRIDQTSSSGGAGIYAAWQSVASGASDMTLLVGGEKMTHKTTGEATDVIASLTHPAEYKHGVTLPSFAGLTARHYLERFDAPRESLAKVAVKNHKNGVDNPNAQFRKEVDLETVLESPIVADPLRLYDFCPITDGSAALMLCPESVAREYTDDYVVISGIDGATDTHVVHEREDPTVMGGVVESGEGAYEMSGRGPDDIDVAELHDMFTILEFLQMEGLGFAEQGEAWKLVEEGYTERDTGELPINTSGGLKSKGHPLGASGVAQAVEIYEQLMGEAGPRQVEADVGLCCNVGGFGNCVITTIMEAAQ, from the coding sequence ATGGAACGTGTTGCAATCATCGGCTCGTCCATGACCCAGTTCGGGCAGCGGGACGCCTGGATCCTGGACCTCCTCTCGGAGGCCGGGCTCGAGTGTCTCGAGGACGCGGGTGTCGACGCCGCGGACGTCGAGCACCTGTACGTCTCGAACATGGCGAGCGGCGAGTTCGAGGGCCAGACGGGCGTGATGAACGCCGTGGCACAGGACCTCGACGCGGTACCGGCCTACACCCAACGCATCGACCAGACCAGCTCCAGCGGCGGCGCGGGGATCTACGCCGCCTGGCAGTCCGTCGCCAGCGGGGCCAGCGACATGACCCTCCTCGTCGGCGGCGAGAAGATGACTCACAAGACGACCGGCGAGGCCACCGACGTCATCGCGTCGCTGACCCACCCCGCCGAGTACAAACACGGCGTGACCCTGCCCTCGTTTGCGGGCCTGACCGCGCGCCACTACTTAGAGCGGTTCGACGCGCCCCGCGAGAGTCTCGCGAAGGTCGCCGTCAAGAACCACAAGAACGGCGTCGACAATCCGAACGCGCAGTTCCGGAAGGAGGTCGATCTCGAGACGGTGCTCGAGTCGCCGATCGTGGCCGACCCGCTGCGGCTGTACGACTTCTGTCCGATCACGGACGGCTCGGCGGCCCTGATGCTCTGTCCCGAATCGGTCGCCCGGGAGTACACCGACGACTACGTCGTCATCTCGGGCATCGACGGCGCGACGGATACCCACGTCGTCCACGAACGCGAGGATCCGACCGTAATGGGCGGCGTCGTCGAGAGCGGCGAGGGCGCCTACGAGATGAGCGGTCGCGGCCCCGACGACATCGACGTGGCCGAACTCCACGACATGTTCACCATCCTCGAGTTCCTCCAGATGGAGGGGCTGGGCTTCGCCGAGCAGGGCGAGGCTTGGAAGCTCGTCGAGGAGGGCTACACCGAGCGCGACACCGGCGAACTCCCGATCAACACCTCCGGAGGGCTCAAGTCCAAGGGCCACCCGCTCGGCGCCAGCGGCGTCGCGCAGGCCGTCGAGATCTACGAACAGCTGATGGGCGAAGCCGGTCCGCGACAGGTCGAGGCCGACGTCGGCCTCTGCTGTAACGTCGGCGGCTTCGGCAACTGCGTCATCACGACCATCATGGAGGCAGCACAATGA
- the hflX gene encoding GTPase HflX, giving the protein MNAIIAKRVDSGTPDTTEIRDLATAAGYTVVGEISQSRKADPALQLGEGKAEELAAVVEQTGATTVIFDNRLGPYQTYNLGQMLPEGVEVIDRFTLILEIFGQRAQTRKAQLQVELAELRYELPRAEAKTSLAKRDEHPGFMGLGEYDESREQDIKDQISRIKDELERIEQTEEQRRERRRDSGFDLVALAGYTNAGKSTLLRRLAADLDVDENEGLHRDLDATAESQDKLFTTLGTTTRRADIEPRDVLVTDTVGFISDLPHWLVESFKSTLDSVYRADLVLLVVDVSEDIDEIHEKLVTCHDTLYERNEAPIVTVLNKIDKVDDDELAEKRRALSSLAPNPVTVSAQEGTNVEALLDRIDAELPDWEAERLMLPMTDDTMSLVSWIHDNAHVDDVTYGDQDVIVSFEARPAVISQARSRAGELRTTAAESA; this is encoded by the coding sequence ATGAACGCGATCATCGCCAAGCGCGTCGACTCCGGAACGCCAGATACGACCGAAATTCGCGACCTCGCTACCGCGGCCGGCTACACGGTCGTCGGTGAGATCTCCCAGTCGCGGAAGGCCGATCCCGCCCTTCAACTCGGGGAAGGGAAGGCCGAGGAACTCGCCGCGGTCGTCGAGCAAACCGGGGCGACGACCGTCATCTTCGACAACCGGCTCGGTCCCTACCAGACCTACAACCTCGGCCAAATGCTCCCCGAGGGCGTCGAGGTCATCGACCGATTCACGCTGATCCTCGAGATCTTCGGCCAGCGCGCCCAGACCCGGAAGGCGCAGCTGCAGGTCGAACTCGCCGAACTCCGCTACGAACTGCCCCGCGCCGAAGCGAAGACCAGCCTCGCCAAGCGCGACGAGCACCCCGGCTTCATGGGGCTGGGCGAGTACGACGAGAGCCGCGAACAGGACATCAAGGACCAGATCAGCCGGATCAAGGACGAACTCGAGCGCATCGAACAGACCGAGGAGCAGCGTCGGGAGCGTCGCCGCGACTCGGGCTTCGATCTGGTCGCGCTCGCGGGCTACACGAACGCCGGCAAGTCGACGCTGCTGCGCCGGCTCGCGGCCGACCTCGACGTCGACGAGAACGAGGGGCTCCACCGGGACCTCGACGCGACGGCCGAGTCCCAGGACAAGCTGTTCACGACGCTGGGGACGACGACCCGCCGCGCGGACATCGAACCTCGCGACGTGCTGGTGACCGACACCGTCGGGTTCATCAGCGACCTGCCCCACTGGCTCGTCGAGTCGTTCAAGTCGACGCTCGATTCGGTTTACCGGGCGGATCTCGTCTTGCTCGTCGTCGACGTCAGCGAGGATATCGACGAGATCCACGAGAAACTCGTCACCTGTCACGACACCCTCTACGAGCGCAACGAAGCGCCGATCGTGACCGTGCTGAACAAGATCGACAAGGTCGACGACGACGAACTCGCGGAGAAGCGGCGGGCGCTCTCCTCGCTCGCGCCGAACCCGGTCACGGTCAGCGCACAGGAGGGCACGAACGTCGAAGCGCTGCTCGATCGGATCGATGCGGAGTTGCCCGACTGGGAAGCGGAGCGACTCATGCTGCCGATGACCGACGATACGATGAGTCTGGTCTCGTGGATCCACGACAACGCACACGTCGACGACGTCACCTACGGCGATCAGGACGTCATCGTTTCCTTCGAGGCCCGCCCTGCAGTGATCTCGCAGGCGCGCTCGCGCGCGGGCGAGTTGCGGACGACGGCGGCCGAGTCGGCCTAA
- a CDS encoding FUN14 domain-containing protein, with protein sequence MIDVDPATLALEFGGGLVIGALVGFGTKRVAKVLAIVVGIQLMAFRYLESQGIVIVDYERLSAGLVGSGEQVDGVATPWLESVLSTLTIGTGFASGFLIGFHRG encoded by the coding sequence ATGATCGATGTCGATCCCGCAACGCTCGCCCTCGAGTTCGGCGGCGGGCTGGTGATCGGTGCGCTGGTCGGCTTCGGGACGAAGCGGGTCGCGAAGGTCCTCGCGATCGTGGTCGGAATCCAGTTGATGGCCTTTCGCTACCTCGAGTCCCAGGGGATCGTTATCGTCGACTACGAGCGGCTCTCGGCCGGGCTCGTCGGTAGTGGAGAACAGGTCGACGGAGTCGCGACGCCGTGGCTCGAGTCGGTGCTCTCGACGCTGACGATCGGCACCGGATTCGCGAGCGGCTTTCTGATCGGCTTTCACCGCGGGTAA